A genomic window from Silene latifolia isolate original U9 population chromosome Y, ASM4854445v1, whole genome shotgun sequence includes:
- the LOC141628469 gene encoding D-2-hydroxyglutarate dehydrogenase, mitochondrial-like, with protein MKKRCTIKLIIIYIKKAYEMNINYLNINQYLEHDQVRSLRDIHAKRALRTHTKFLFENIAFRLSKLLLEAKRKLGEVLSAFEILDSHAMDVVLNNLGVRNPLPPALHSFYVLIETTGSDESYDREKLETFLFRSMENGLISDGTIAQDINQASSFWRIREGVPEALMKSGAVYKYDLSIHVEKMYDLVEEMRTRLGHPANVVGYGHLGDGNLDLNITSPQYDDAILAQIEPFVYEWTSKHRGSISAEHGVALMKVNKIYYSKFPEVVSTSCW; from the exons ATGAAGAAAAGATGCACCATTAAACTAATCATCATTTATATCAAAAAG GCTTATGAGATGAACATTAACTACCTTAATATCAATCAATATCTAGAACATGATCAGGTTAGAAGTTTAAGAGATATACATGCTAAAAGGGCACTTAGAACCCATACAAAATTTTTGTTTGAGAATATTGCTTTCAGACTTTCA AAACTTCTACTTGAAGCCAAAAGGAAACTTGGAGAGGTCTTATCTGCATTTGAGATTTTGGATAGCCATGCAATGGATGTG GTTCTGAATAATTTAGGAGTGAGAAATCCTCTGCCTCCTGCATTACACAGCTTTTATGTCCTGATTGAGACAACAGGCAGTGATGAATCTTATGATAG AGAGAAGCTTGAGACCTTCTTGTTTCGCTCAATGGAGAACGGATTGATATCTGATGGAACCATAGCACAGGACATCAACCAAGCATCTTCATTTTGGCGTATCCGTGAG GGCGTACCAGAAGCATTGATGAAGTCAGGGGCTGTATACAAGTACGATTTGTCTATTCATGTGGAGAAAATGTATGATCTTGTGGAGGAAATGCGGACACGCCTTG GTCATCCAGCTAATGTTGTCGGATATGGCCATCTGGGAGATGGCAACTTGGACCTCAATATAACCTCTCCTCAGTATGATGATGCT ATTTTAGCGCAAATTGAGCCCTTTGTTTACGAGTGGACATCTAAACATCGTGGGAGTATTAGTGCTGAGCACGGTGTTGCACTGATGAAAGTGAACAAGATTTACTACAGCAAGTTTCCCGAAGTCGTAAGTACATCTTGTTGGTAG